The window GTATCTTTGTTGATTTTGGCATCTATTTTAGCAAGATTTCCTACCGACTTGGCAAGAACCTTTTTGTTATTACAAAGAGGAGAAATAGGTTTGTTTAATGTAATTCTATTTTTTATCCTTTTAATTGTAATTATTGTAGGAGTAGTTTGGGAGGAAAGTGCTGAAAGAAGAATTCCAGTGCAGTATTCCCGTAGAGTAGTTGGAAGAAGAGTCTATGGTGGTCAATCTACTTATTTACCATTGAAATTGAACCAGGCAGGTGTAATACCAATAATCTTTGCAATCACAATATTGATGATTCCTCAAACAATTGGGCAGTTTGTGAATGTTCCCACTGTAAAAAGTGCTATGAGTATTTTTTCTCCTAATTCGTTTTTGTATCCTATTTTGTATTTTCTTTTAGTTTTGGGATTCACCTATTTTTATTCCTCTATTGTATTTGATCCAAGTGAACTGGCAGAGAATTTTAAAAAGTACGGTGGATTTATTCCTGGTGTTAGACCAGGTAAACCAACGGAAGATTACTTAGCTAACACTTTAAACAAGCTTAATTTCTTTGGAGGAATATTTTTAGGTATAATTGCATTAATTCCAACTTTCATAGAAAGATTAACGGGAGTTACGGAATTCCAATTAGGTGGTACTAGTATATTGATTATGGTTGGTGTAATCTTAGAGACTATTAAAGCCATTGAGGCTCAAATGATAATGAAAAGTTATGAGGGGTTTTTGAAATGAGAAGGGTAATTATATTTTTTGGACCGCCAGGTGCTGGAAAGGGTACTCATGCGAAAGAGATTAGTGAGGAGTTAAAGATTCCCCATATATCTACTGGAGATATATTTAGGGATGCAGTAAAAAATGAGACTCCTTTAGGTAAGAAGGTAAAGGAATATCTTGATTCAGGTAAGTTAGTTCCAGACGAGTTAGTTTGGGAAGTTGTAAAAGAAAGAATTACGAAAGAAGATTGCAAAGACGGATTTATATTAGATGGATATCCCAGAACCATTAAACAAGCAGAACTTTTGGATAAGTATCTTGAAGAGGAAAATGTTGTACCTAAAATAATATATTTAAAAGCCAGTGATGAACTTGTAATTAAGAGGCTTTCATCTCGAAGAGTATGTAGCGTATGTGGTGCAATATATAATTTAATTTCTATGCCTCCTAAAGTGGATGGAAAATGTGATATTTGTGGTGGGGCTTTATATCAGAGAAGCGATGATACTCCAGAGGTCATAAAGCAAAGATTGGAAACATATTACAAAGAGAGTAAGCCACTACTGGATTATTATAAAGCAAAGGGTCTAATCTATGAGATAGATGGAGAGAAGGAAAGGGAAGAGGTAAAGAACGAAATATTAAAGGTGGTTTTGAATGATAGAGCTTAAATCATTAAAAGAAATGGCAATAATTAAAGAAGGGGGACAGATATTAGCCAAAATATTTAAGGATTTGGAACCATATATTAAAGAAGGTATATCTACTTTTGATATATCAAGAATCGCAGAAGAATTGATCAATAAATATAGAGTAAAACCAGCTTTTAAGGGATATAGAGGCTATCCAGAAGTTATATGTGCCTCAATAAATGAAGAGATCGTACATGGTATTCCAAATAGGAAGAAAATTTTAAGAAATGGTGATATAATAAGTATTGATATAGGAATAGAATATAAGGGGTATTATTTAGATTCTGCAAAAACCTATCCAATAGGAGAGGTTTCTCCTATTGCAATTAAACTAATTAAAGTAACAGAAGAAGCTTTATGGAAAGGTATAGAGAAAGCAAAGGCAGGTAATCATTTATCAGATATTTCTTGGGCTATTCAAGAGTATGTGGAAAGAAATGGGTTTAATGTAATAAGAGAATTTTCTGGTCATGGAATTGGTAGGCGTCTTCATGAACCGCCGAGTATTCCTAATTATGGTCCTCCAGGAAGGGGACCAATATTGGAGGAGGGAATGGCGTTAGCAATAGAACCAATGGTGTCTGCTGGAAGTTATGAAGTGATTATATTAGAAGATGGTTGGACAGCTATTACAGCAGATAGAAGCTTGTCCGCCCATTTTGAACATACTATTATTATTACAAAAAACGGTCCTGAAGTGGTAACTTATGAAGAGTAGAAAGGATATGGATAAGAAGGATGTTATTGAGGTTATAGGAACTGTGAAAGAGGCTTTACCTAATGCTACATTTAGAGTGGAATTGGAAAATGGTTTTGAAGTATTAGCTTATGTTTCTGGAAAAATGAGAATGAATTTTATAAGAGTTATGCCTGGAGATAAGGTTAAAGTAGAATTATCTATATATGACTTAACAAAAGGTAGAATAATATACCGTTTTACATCTAATAAGGAGGTCAAAAATGAAGGTTAGAGCATCTGTTAAAAAAATGTGTGAGAAATGTAAAATTATAAGAAGAAAAGGAAGAGTAATGGTAATTTGTGAAAATCCAAGACATAAGCAGAAGCAAGGATAAGGAGGTGAAACAATATGGCAAGAATTGCAGGTGTTGATTTACCAAGAGATAAAAAAGTTGAAATAGCATTAACTTATATTTATGGAATAGGTCGTACCACAAGTAAGAAAATTTTAGAAGTAACTAAAGTAGATCCAAATAAAAGGGTAAAAGATTTAACAGAAGAGGAGATTAGTAGATTACGTGAAGAGATTGAAAAGAATTATAAAGTTGAAGGAGATTTGAGACAAGAGATAGCAAATAACATACGAAGATTAATAGAGATTGGATGCTATAGAGGGATAAGACATAAATTAGGATTACCTGTGAGAGGACAGAGGACTCGTTGTAATGCAAGAACAAGAAAGGGTCCTCGTAAGACTGTTGGTGCAAAGAGAAAGGAAAAATAAATAAAAAATTAAGTTTCTTAGGAGGTATTTGGATTAATGGCTAAGAAGAGAAGAGCAAGAGGACCAAGAAGAGAAAAAAGGATCATTCCGGAAGGAGTTGCCCATATAAGCTCTACCTTTAATAATACTATAGTTACCATTACTGATCCAGAAGGCAATGTTATAGCCTGGGGGAGTGGTGGTACAGCTGGTTTTAAAGGAACTAAAAAAGGTACTCCCTTTGCTGCTCAATTAGCAGCAGAGATGGCAGCTAAGAGAGCATTAGAATATGGTATGAAGAGGGTTGATGTATTGGTAAAAGGACCTGGGCCTGGAAGAGAAACAGCTATTAGGTCTCTTCAGGCAGCAGGTTTAGAAATTAATTTAATAAAAGATGTTACTCCAATTCCCCATAATGGGTGTAGACCCCCAAGAAGAAGAAGGGTTTAGAAAAGGAGGAGAAATATGGCAAGGTATACAGGACCAGATTGTCGTTTGTGTAGAAGAGAAGGAATTAAATTATATCTTAAAGGGACTAAATGTTATACAGATAAGTGTCCTTTTGATAGAAGGAAATCTGCACCAGGACAACATGGAAAAGTTCAGAGAAAGCTTACAGAATATGGATTAAGATTAAGAGAAAAACAAAGGGTAAAGAGAATTTACGGAGTTTTAGAGCGTCAATTTAGAAGATATTTTGAGGAAGCATCCAAAGGAAGAGGAGTAACAGGAGAAAGATTACTACAA of the Dictyoglomus sp. NZ13-RE01 genome contains:
- a CDS encoding preprotein translocase subunit SecY, whose translation is MFDTLIRAFRLPDLRKKILFTLFIFAVYRFGAHIPVPGVDRVALSNLFKSQGLLGFLDLFTGGALARFSIFAMGITPFINASIMMELLTVIFPSLGALKKEEDGRQKLTRYARNLTVLLAAIEALGLTIFMHNYKVIPQLTPLYVLTTVITLTAGTTFIMWLGEQISQYGIGNGVSLLILASILARFPTDLARTFLLLQRGEIGLFNVILFFILLIVIIVGVVWEESAERRIPVQYSRRVVGRRVYGGQSTYLPLKLNQAGVIPIIFAITILMIPQTIGQFVNVPTVKSAMSIFSPNSFLYPILYFLLVLGFTYFYSSIVFDPSELAENFKKYGGFIPGVRPGKPTEDYLANTLNKLNFFGGIFLGIIALIPTFIERLTGVTEFQLGGTSILIMVGVILETIKAIEAQMIMKSYEGFLK
- a CDS encoding 30S ribosomal protein S13, which gives rise to MARIAGVDLPRDKKVEIALTYIYGIGRTTSKKILEVTKVDPNKRVKDLTEEEISRLREEIEKNYKVEGDLRQEIANNIRRLIEIGCYRGIRHKLGLPVRGQRTRCNARTRKGPRKTVGAKRKEK
- a CDS encoding adenylate kinase, translating into MRRVIIFFGPPGAGKGTHAKEISEELKIPHISTGDIFRDAVKNETPLGKKVKEYLDSGKLVPDELVWEVVKERITKEDCKDGFILDGYPRTIKQAELLDKYLEEENVVPKIIYLKASDELVIKRLSSRRVCSVCGAIYNLISMPPKVDGKCDICGGALYQRSDDTPEVIKQRLETYYKESKPLLDYYKAKGLIYEIDGEKEREEVKNEILKVVLNDRA
- a CDS encoding translation initiation factor IF-1, with the protein product MDKKDVIEVIGTVKEALPNATFRVELENGFEVLAYVSGKMRMNFIRVMPGDKVKVELSIYDLTKGRIIYRFTSNKEVKNEG
- a CDS encoding 50S ribosomal protein L36 yields the protein MKVRASVKKMCEKCKIIRRKGRVMVICENPRHKQKQG
- the map gene encoding type I methionyl aminopeptidase; translation: MIELKSLKEMAIIKEGGQILAKIFKDLEPYIKEGISTFDISRIAEELINKYRVKPAFKGYRGYPEVICASINEEIVHGIPNRKKILRNGDIISIDIGIEYKGYYLDSAKTYPIGEVSPIAIKLIKVTEEALWKGIEKAKAGNHLSDISWAIQEYVERNGFNVIREFSGHGIGRRLHEPPSIPNYGPPGRGPILEEGMALAIEPMVSAGSYEVIILEDGWTAITADRSLSAHFEHTIIITKNGPEVVTYEE
- a CDS encoding 30S ribosomal protein S11 translates to MAKKRRARGPRREKRIIPEGVAHISSTFNNTIVTITDPEGNVIAWGSGGTAGFKGTKKGTPFAAQLAAEMAAKRALEYGMKRVDVLVKGPGPGRETAIRSLQAAGLEINLIKDVTPIPHNGCRPPRRRRV